A region from the Rhodamnia argentea isolate NSW1041297 chromosome 7, ASM2092103v1, whole genome shotgun sequence genome encodes:
- the LOC115732178 gene encoding uncharacterized protein LOC115732178 — protein sequence MMHGDSKRQGWQVPAFGSWDSYEGLPFTQCFDLARRVESLRHEYCNEDRDLYVDGGLYGNDDVTPEVIVVPRRRTKVRDPHAEIEKGKRWLNDLEGSPIPGFHFRARPKPVDEDLYKIPDELLHAKPRKKRGSGFFSSCLIPACALC from the exons ATGATGCAT GGTGATTCCAAGAGGCAAGGGTGGCAAGTCCCGGCTTTCGGGAGCTGGGATAGCTACGAAGGCCTTCCTTTTACCCAGTGCTTCGACTTGGCGAGACGGGTCGAGTCGCTCCGTCATGAGTACTGCAATGAGGATCGTGATTTATACGTGGATGGTGGTCTTTACGGGAATGATGACGTAACACCTGAAGTGATTGTTGTTCCTCGCCGGAGG ACAAAAGTTCGCGACCCTCATgccgaaatagaaaaaggaaagcgATGGCTGAATGACCTCGAAGGGTCTCCGATCCCAGGATTTCACTTCAGGGCAAGGCCAAAACCCGTCGACGAAGACCTGTACAAAATCCCAGATGAACTCCTTCACGCCAAACCTAGGAAG AAGAGAGGGTCGGGCTTCTTTTCCAGCTGCTTGATTCCAGCCTGTGCCTTGTGTTAG
- the LOC115732179 gene encoding uncharacterized protein LOC115732179 produces MQSLAKRIRTFHRCLPLAAAGSLCSPRHYAVPSRRRPKSPPLALKKSDEKSEWWVVDGEMHEIGDNVPPRERFVIPRDNIPNRRRKQLREQFMRRTRLVLKEAEHEPWCKRYTELYNELRENWERLYWDEGYSKKIAQDHANYESAEDDDQDFSPYRSRRSYAGQVKEQGFVRNGQGDTWEKVNQIRDKFEYDRERRTREKAFAPMNATPPSDDQGASSRYQPFDAQRYFSESESD; encoded by the exons ATGCAATCCCTCGCTAAACGAATCCGCACCTTCCACCGATGCCTCCCTCTCGCCGCCGCCGGCTCCCTCTGCTCGCCTCGGCACTACGCCGTCCCGTCGCGGCGGCGGCCGAAGTCGCCGCCTCTCGCGCTCAAGAAGTCGGATGAGAAATCGGAGTGGTGGGTCGTGGACGGCGAGATGCACGAGATCGGCGACAACGTGCCTCCGCGCGAGCGTTTCGTGATCCCGAGGGACAACATCCCCAACAGGCGGCGGAAGCAGCTCAGGGAGCAGTTCATGCGCCGCACCCGCCTCGTGCTCAAGGAGGCG GAGCATGAGCCTTGGTGCAAAAGGTATACGGAACTGTATAATGAGCTTAGGGAGAATTGGGAGAGGTTGTATTGGGATGAAGGGTATTCAAAGAAAATTGCCCAAGATCATGCAAATTATGAATCTGCTGAGGATGATGATCAAGATTTTTCCCCATACAG GAGCAGGAGGTCTTATGCAGGCCAAGTCAAG GAGCAAGGATTTGTAAGGAATGGACAAGGTGATACGTGGGAAAAGGTTAACCAAATTCGAGATAAGTTCGAAtatgatagagagagaagaacgAGGGAGAAAG CATTTGCACCAATGAACGCAACACCCCCTTCAGATGATCAAGGTGCAAGCTCCCGGTATCAGCCATTCGATGCTCAGAGATACTTTTCAGAAAGTGAAAGTGACTGA